In the genome of Paramisgurnus dabryanus unplaced genomic scaffold, PD_genome_1.1 h2tg000162l_1_201629__unclustered, whole genome shotgun sequence, one region contains:
- the LOC141281679 gene encoding uncharacterized protein: MARRHRHKRRPSKTHNVTTISNRFDPLRSIPAETPFKSALVIGDSILRNTNIEAPNTIVDCIPGARTSDIRSKLKVLANAKRKFSKIVIHAGTNDTRLRQSEITKDNIKEMCEIAKTMSDNVICSGPLPAYRGDETHSRLVSLNGWMSKWCPQHNVGFIDNWKHFWGRPFLLTPDGLHPSSEGSAILTKNLINSLNSDIV; this comes from the exons atggctcg gcggcatagaCATAAacggcgtccttctaagacccataacgtaacgacaatttctaacagattcgatcccctaaggagtataccagctgaaacaccttttaaaagtgccctggtcattggagattctatactcaggaacactaacattgaggctccaaacaccatagtcgactgtataccgggagccagaacgtctgacattagatccaaacttaaagtgctggctaatgctaagcggaagttttctaagattgttattcacgccggcacgaatgacactaggctccgccagtcggaaatcaccaaagataatattaaggagatgtgtgaaattgcaaaaacaatgtcagacaatgtaatatgctctggtcccctccccgcctaccggggagatgaaacacatagtagattagtgtctctcaatggatggatgtcaaagtggtgccctcagcataacgtagggtttatagacaattggaagcatttctggggaagaccatttctcctaaccccagatggccttcatccgtcatcggaaggaagtgctatactcactaaaaatctgatcaatagtcttaattctgatatagtatga